Proteins co-encoded in one Natronorubrum daqingense genomic window:
- a CDS encoding DUF7284 family protein: MTDFPSERGVSTVIDVALALLLISASVMIVGYYLATTADESPVDSHGHETTGAGQTHGGESLSAAQMTDVLSESTISVTYSIEDIRDEDEFSEPVITNDNTYSRTDHGSPLGLLADAAVMNYQIDGKSVVAYSDAYEEAVDWSIRENLVGTEQDFYVVAEWEPYADATINGTATAGTRPPANADVSSTSTTVSSGVSPIDDSHFQDYQIDDNESSAVAATVIGKEIVDGFFPPESSQYALEDQGINREQTVYQYQSMAEAVGEFSFRSPDTHPPLTRTEANAQAANRNLLVGQEGGYDVTDADALAAWLASDLEDAFESEFEEIDDNNDETDRDEKQLEAILDETSTDTVTITIQTWNE, from the coding sequence GTGACCGACTTTCCGTCTGAACGTGGCGTCAGTACGGTCATCGACGTTGCACTCGCACTCCTCCTCATCTCCGCGAGCGTGATGATCGTCGGCTACTATCTCGCAACGACAGCAGACGAATCCCCAGTAGATAGCCACGGACACGAAACGACAGGTGCAGGGCAAACTCACGGCGGCGAAAGTCTCTCTGCGGCGCAAATGACGGATGTGCTGAGTGAATCCACGATTTCCGTTACGTACAGTATCGAAGACATACGCGACGAAGACGAATTTTCTGAACCAGTGATTACGAACGACAATACTTACTCGCGAACCGATCACGGTTCACCCCTCGGGTTGCTCGCTGATGCAGCCGTGATGAATTACCAGATCGACGGGAAATCTGTTGTAGCCTACAGTGATGCATACGAGGAGGCCGTCGACTGGTCGATTCGTGAGAATCTCGTTGGAACGGAACAGGACTTCTACGTCGTCGCTGAGTGGGAGCCGTACGCTGATGCAACAATCAACGGCACAGCGACGGCTGGCACCCGACCGCCTGCAAATGCTGACGTGTCGAGTACCTCGACGACAGTTTCGAGTGGCGTCTCTCCAATCGACGACTCACACTTCCAAGACTATCAAATTGATGATAACGAATCGTCTGCCGTCGCAGCAACGGTCATCGGTAAAGAAATCGTCGATGGCTTCTTCCCCCCAGAATCGTCCCAGTACGCCCTCGAGGACCAGGGCATCAACCGCGAACAAACGGTCTATCAGTACCAGTCGATGGCCGAGGCAGTCGGTGAGTTCTCGTTTCGCAGCCCGGACACCCACCCACCATTGACGCGCACCGAAGCAAACGCACAGGCGGCCAATCGAAATCTCCTCGTCGGGCAGGAAGGCGGGTACGATGTTACCGACGCCGACGCCCTTGCGGCGTGGCTCGCGTCAGACCTCGAGGACGCGTTCGAATCCGAGTTCGAGGAAATCGACGACAACAACGACGAAACCGACCGCGACGAAAAGCAACTCGAGGCAATTCTCGATGAAACATCGACCGATACGGTCACGATTACGATTCAGACCTGGAACGAATGA
- a CDS encoding DUF7283 family protein, which produces MDWEAPLDGWYVFLAVSLVSIAVAGLVLGLPTGPPPDAPEAANAIEPVAASDSESSSSWEYDAETIVFDGSTLELANDHGTAHASVDYDTFVVPVSGSDRLENITHGVAFEDEYEAELADGDTHAVSEFLADAGDRYDENSGTELTASGELVTRQISVEPDSDSLDPLVETVEFETTTSEFGIGGASITGIGTVTASYDGVAGNELELDVDGEYVWLDGTSISDASTSEVIPGRTGTLDVEIESSNINRPGSEPVDATLEFDDGETCERELGFDTTETCTNSIPRTAAFDDDEPFVDYNTETEHYHVTLVSV; this is translated from the coding sequence ATGGATTGGGAGGCCCCTCTCGACGGATGGTACGTCTTTTTGGCCGTGTCCCTCGTCAGTATCGCGGTTGCTGGTCTGGTTCTCGGCCTTCCAACGGGACCACCGCCAGACGCGCCCGAAGCAGCCAACGCGATCGAACCGGTTGCCGCGAGCGACAGCGAATCGAGTTCGTCGTGGGAGTACGACGCCGAAACTATCGTTTTCGACGGTTCGACGCTCGAGTTAGCGAACGATCACGGCACTGCACACGCGAGTGTAGACTACGACACCTTCGTCGTCCCGGTAAGCGGGTCTGATCGGTTAGAAAACATTACGCACGGCGTCGCGTTCGAAGACGAATACGAAGCGGAACTCGCCGACGGCGATACACATGCGGTTAGCGAGTTCCTCGCGGACGCCGGTGACCGATACGACGAAAACAGTGGCACGGAACTGACCGCAAGCGGTGAGTTAGTCACCAGACAGATCAGCGTCGAACCGGATAGCGATTCGCTCGATCCGCTCGTCGAAACTGTCGAGTTCGAGACGACGACGTCCGAATTCGGGATCGGCGGCGCATCCATTACCGGGATCGGCACCGTCACTGCATCGTACGACGGGGTCGCTGGCAACGAACTCGAGTTAGACGTCGACGGCGAGTACGTCTGGCTAGACGGTACGTCCATCAGCGACGCAAGCACCTCGGAGGTGATTCCCGGCCGAACTGGAACACTCGACGTAGAAATCGAATCGTCGAACATCAACCGCCCCGGTAGCGAACCGGTCGATGCGACACTCGAGTTCGACGACGGCGAGACGTGCGAACGCGAACTCGGGTTCGACACGACCGAAACGTGTACGAATTCGATCCCGCGAACGGCAGCGTTCGACGATGACGAACCGTTTGTCGACTACAATACAGAGACTGAACACTATCATGTCACACTCGTCAGCGTCTAG
- a CDS encoding DUF7285 family protein: MSHSSASRGQTEPIAALFAVMALIAGVGLYTVYVSDVLPGTSDRTVTETAIDNVWDDLEDAERGTFPAYEYESEMDQEMLEAIQSNSLPNGENVYIEVRAYDDGEPTVFAAAHFNSDGDDLRDRQLQSTHSDFGPPRAAGEPDETDISTRSISIEVTEADVRGGTVHVEAW; the protein is encoded by the coding sequence ATGTCACACTCGTCAGCGTCTAGAGGCCAAACCGAACCGATCGCCGCACTCTTCGCCGTGATGGCACTCATCGCCGGCGTCGGATTGTACACCGTCTACGTGAGCGATGTCCTTCCGGGAACGAGTGATCGCACCGTCACAGAGACCGCCATCGACAACGTTTGGGACGACCTCGAGGACGCCGAGCGTGGCACCTTCCCGGCCTACGAGTACGAATCCGAGATGGACCAGGAGATGCTCGAAGCAATCCAATCCAACTCGTTGCCAAACGGCGAGAACGTATACATAGAGGTCAGGGCCTACGATGACGGTGAACCGACCGTCTTCGCTGCTGCACACTTCAATTCTGACGGCGACGACCTGCGTGACAGACAACTTCAGTCTACCCACAGTGACTTCGGTCCGCCTCGAGCGGCCGGTGAACCGGATGAGACGGACATTTCCACGCGATCAATCTCCATCGAGGTCACGGAAGCCGACGTCCGAGGTGGGACCGTACACGTGGAGGCCTGGTAA